Proteins encoded by one window of Archaeoglobus veneficus SNP6:
- a CDS encoding aspartate kinase codes for MRIVMKFGGASVKDGNSILHCAKLVKRFSTDNEIVVVVSAMAGVTDSLVHAARKCYTEQSPGFIKMFIAELAKRHYDAVNTAVAEPHRQRVIAHIDRLIDELEKVLLGISYLGELTRRSEDYILSFGERLSAPIVSAALLSIGVDSLALTGGDAGIVTNRNFGRAKPIPGVYSIIKSRLEPLLTIKHTVPVVTGFIGATEDGNITTLGRGGSDLTATLIAAALDADEVWLWKEVDGVLTTDPKIVPEARVIPEISYQEAMELSHFGAKILHPRALEPVMLKKIPVRIKNTFNPEAPGTVISDGCESTKDIVKALSLIEKVAIVNVSGAGFDFAEVMADVFRRLANERVNVIMVSQSSSELNLSIVVDESDVGRAMRVLKHMVNGTISISKLEDVAVVSAVGAGMAGTPGVAGRIFSALGKNGINVIMISQSCSEYNVSFAVSKADGRKAVKILHDEFRLGGS; via the coding sequence ATGAGAATCGTAATGAAGTTCGGCGGTGCGAGTGTAAAGGATGGAAACAGTATACTGCACTGTGCAAAGCTCGTTAAGAGATTCTCGACAGACAACGAAATAGTTGTTGTCGTCTCCGCGATGGCGGGAGTTACCGATTCTCTCGTACATGCAGCCAGGAAATGCTATACGGAGCAATCGCCGGGCTTCATAAAGATGTTTATTGCTGAACTTGCGAAAAGACATTACGATGCCGTAAATACAGCAGTTGCTGAACCCCACAGACAGAGGGTTATCGCTCACATAGACCGCCTTATCGACGAACTTGAAAAAGTTCTGCTTGGTATAAGCTATCTTGGAGAGCTCACAAGACGCAGTGAAGATTACATACTCTCATTTGGTGAAAGACTGTCTGCTCCAATAGTTTCCGCTGCACTGCTATCAATAGGCGTAGATTCTCTCGCATTGACGGGAGGAGATGCGGGTATAGTCACCAACAGGAACTTTGGCAGAGCTAAGCCGATTCCGGGGGTTTACTCAATTATAAAGAGTAGACTCGAGCCCCTGCTCACGATAAAGCATACAGTTCCTGTTGTTACGGGCTTCATAGGTGCAACAGAAGACGGAAACATAACCACCCTCGGCAGAGGTGGCAGCGACTTAACTGCAACGCTCATCGCTGCTGCGCTTGATGCCGACGAGGTTTGGCTGTGGAAGGAAGTAGATGGCGTGCTGACAACGGATCCAAAGATAGTACCGGAAGCGAGAGTCATTCCCGAAATATCGTACCAAGAGGCAATGGAGCTGTCCCACTTCGGGGCGAAAATTCTTCATCCGAGGGCTCTCGAGCCGGTAATGCTAAAGAAGATACCCGTTAGGATAAAGAACACATTCAACCCCGAAGCCCCTGGAACGGTCATATCCGACGGTTGCGAGTCCACGAAGGACATAGTCAAGGCTTTAAGCTTAATAGAGAAAGTTGCAATCGTCAATGTGAGCGGAGCTGGTTTTGACTTCGCTGAAGTTATGGCAGATGTATTCAGGAGGCTCGCTAACGAAAGAGTAAATGTGATTATGGTGAGCCAGAGCTCGTCCGAGCTCAACCTGTCCATAGTTGTGGACGAGAGCGACGTGGGAAGGGCGATGAGAGTGCTAAAGCACATGGTCAACGGAACCATAAGCATCTCCAAGCTTGAAGATGTAGCGGTTGTGAGTGCAGTTGGAGCAGGAATGGCCGGAACTCCAGGAGTTGCAGGCCGAATCTTCTCAGCTCTTGGCAAAAACGGAATAAACGTCATCATGATAAGCCAGAGCTGCAGCGAGTACAACGTGAGCTTTGCAGTGTCGAAGGCAGATGGAAGGAAGGCCGTAAAGATTTTGCACGACGAGTTCAGACTTGGGGGCAGCTAA
- a CDS encoding glutamate--tRNA ligase codes for MKEVIMKYVVQNAAKYGKPNDKAVMGKIMAEVPELRSKAKEVLELVRQCIAEFESLDDAAKAKLFEKYAKEEKKEAKERGLPELEGAEKGKVVMRFAPNPNGPATMGSARGIVVNSEYVRMYDGKFILRFDDTDPRTKRPMLEAYDWYLEDCEWLDAKPHEVLYASKRIPIYYEHVEKLLEMEKAYPCFCSREEFKKYRDAGVECPHRNTPKEDALDVWQKMLDGVYKEGEVVIRIKTDMQHKDPAIRDWVAFRIIYESHPLVGDAYHVYPTLDFESAIEDHINGITHIIRGKDLIDSERRQRYVYEYFGWEYPITKHWGRVSIHEFGKLSTSTIRKAIEAGEFTGWDDPRLPTLRALRRRGFQPEAIRKFFISLGVGENDVSVSMKNLYAENRKIVDPIANRYFFVWDPVRIRIEGVEPDEVTKEVKLPLNPSRSEAGFRILNGSSEVYISKDDFERFSEGEIIRLKEFCNIRLEDKEKGIFSFVGWGLEGIKKGKNIIHWLPDGETIPCIVLGIERNYKGLAEKNAVKDVGKVVQFERFAFCRIESFDETLKAVYTHP; via the coding sequence GTGAAAGAGGTAATAATGAAGTACGTGGTTCAGAATGCCGCAAAGTACGGCAAGCCGAACGATAAGGCGGTTATGGGCAAGATAATGGCCGAAGTGCCCGAATTAAGAAGCAAAGCAAAGGAAGTTCTTGAGCTCGTCAGGCAGTGCATCGCCGAATTTGAATCGCTCGATGATGCTGCTAAGGCTAAGCTCTTCGAGAAGTACGCGAAAGAGGAGAAAAAGGAGGCAAAGGAGCGCGGACTGCCGGAGCTTGAAGGAGCTGAGAAGGGCAAGGTTGTAATGCGCTTCGCCCCGAACCCCAACGGCCCTGCAACCATGGGTTCAGCGAGGGGTATTGTAGTCAACAGCGAATACGTGAGGATGTACGATGGTAAGTTCATTCTCCGTTTCGACGATACCGACCCGAGAACAAAAAGGCCGATGCTCGAGGCCTACGACTGGTACCTCGAGGACTGCGAGTGGCTCGACGCGAAGCCCCATGAGGTGTTATACGCATCCAAGCGCATTCCAATCTATTATGAGCACGTTGAAAAGCTCCTCGAGATGGAAAAAGCATATCCGTGCTTTTGCAGCAGAGAGGAGTTCAAGAAGTACCGCGATGCTGGCGTTGAATGTCCCCATCGCAACACTCCAAAGGAAGATGCTTTGGACGTCTGGCAGAAGATGCTCGATGGAGTTTACAAAGAAGGGGAAGTCGTCATCAGGATAAAGACGGATATGCAGCACAAGGATCCAGCGATAAGGGACTGGGTTGCCTTCCGTATAATTTACGAATCGCACCCCCTTGTGGGCGATGCTTACCACGTTTATCCAACCCTCGATTTCGAATCGGCCATAGAGGATCACATCAACGGAATAACCCACATAATAAGGGGCAAAGACCTGATAGACTCGGAGCGCAGGCAGCGGTATGTGTACGAGTACTTCGGCTGGGAGTACCCCATAACAAAGCACTGGGGTAGGGTGAGCATTCACGAATTTGGCAAACTCTCAACGAGTACAATAAGAAAGGCCATCGAAGCAGGCGAGTTCACGGGCTGGGACGATCCGAGGCTGCCAACGCTGAGAGCTTTGAGGAGGAGAGGTTTTCAGCCTGAAGCTATAAGGAAATTCTTCATCTCGCTCGGCGTTGGAGAGAACGACGTTTCTGTGAGCATGAAAAACCTCTATGCTGAGAACCGCAAGATCGTCGATCCGATTGCAAACCGCTACTTCTTCGTCTGGGATCCTGTCAGAATAAGGATTGAGGGCGTTGAACCGGACGAAGTGACAAAGGAGGTAAAGCTTCCGCTGAACCCCAGCAGATCTGAGGCAGGATTCAGAATTCTGAATGGAAGCAGCGAGGTTTATATAAGCAAAGACGACTTCGAAAGATTTAGCGAGGGAGAAATCATAAGATTAAAGGAGTTCTGCAACATCAGGCTTGAGGACAAGGAGAAAGGCATTTTCAGCTTTGTTGGCTGGGGACTCGAAGGCATCAAGAAGGGTAAAAACATCATCCACTGGCTGCCGGATGGTGAGACGATTCCATGCATTGTGCTTGGAATCGAGAGAAACTACAAGGGTCTTGCAGAGAAGAATGCGGTTAAGGATGTTGGTAAGGTTGTCCAGTTCGAGCGCTTTGCTTTCTGCAGGATTGAGTCATTTGATGAGACTCTGAAGGCTGTTTACACACATCCATAG
- a CDS encoding right-handed parallel beta-helix repeat-containing protein — MRLWIFVIITLSLALVGSSISAEAATIYVNTSGWWYAGGTFNNSTTPIQSALNNASAGDLIMIVEITDYAEQLTFVNNSITLDLNGSTLNGTDLAGSGITINGITINDKSGIVVKNGSIIGFSNAISLSSVSNSKFSHLTITNPASNGINIAGSITNVTIDNSTISGGSYGIYDSGKQIDGLFINDTTISSASTNGIHLDDYNPIKNIVLDNVTVSNIGSAGSTTNHGVFIDMGSTTNSQNVTILNSNFSSNFGAGVYLYNIRGTVRLENNTAENNNNYGMYIKGYSSSNPTLTFKNNTVENNANGVYLEALTVSGSIVFSPSDNSVGDNGGTQIDLRSLSGGSITVRDLSFDNTVRSYSYGIYAMSVSNLYLYNLTISNPSSDAIYLSSVSNSKFSHLTITNPASNGINIAGSITNVTIDNSTISGGSYGIYDSGKQIDGLFINDTTISSASTNGIHLDDYNPIKNIVLDNVTVSNIGSAGSTTNHGVFIDMGSTTNSQNVTILNSNFSSNFGAGVYLYNIRGTVRLENNTAENNNNYGMYIKGYSSSNPTLTFKNNTVENNANGVYLEALTVSGSIVFSPSDNSVGDNGGTQIDLRSLSGGSITVRDLSFDNTVRSYSYGIYAMSVSNLYLYNLTISNPSSDAIYLSSVSNSKFSHLTITNPASNGINIAGSITNVTIDNSTISGGSYGIYDSGKQIDGLFINDTTISSASTNGIHLDDYNPIKNIVLDNVTVSNIGSAGSTTNHGVFIDMGSTTNSQDVTILNSNFSSNFGAGVYLYNIRGTVRLENNTAENNNNYGMYIKGYSSSNPTLTFKNNTVENNANGVYLEALTVSGSIVFSPSDNSVGDNGGTQIDLRSLSGGSITVRDLSFDNTVRSYSYGIYAMSVSNLYLYNLTISNPSSDAIYLSSVSNSKFSHLTITNPASNGINIAGSITNVTIDNSTISGGSYGIYDSGKQIDGLFINDTTISSASTNGIHLDDYNPIKNIVLDNVTVSNIGSAGSTTNHGVFIDMGSTTNSQNVTILNSNFSSNFGAGVYLYNIRGTVRLENNTAENNNNYGMYIKGYSSSNPTLTFKNNTVENNANGVYLEALTVSGSIVISPSDNSVGDNGGTQIDLRSLSGGSITVRDLSFDNTVRSYSYGIYAMSVSNLYLYNLTISNPSSDAIYLSSVSNSKFSHLTITNPASNGINIAGSITNVTIDNSTISGGSYGIYDSGKQIDGLFINDTTISSASTNGIHLDDYNPIKNIVLDNVTVSNIGSAGSTTNHGVFIDMGSTTNSQNVTILNSNFSSNFGAGVYLYNIRGTVRLENNTAENNNNYGMYIKGYSSSNPTLTFKNNTVENNANGVYLEALTVSGSIVFSPSDNSVGDNGGTQIDLRSLSGGSITVRDLSFDNTVRSYSYGIYAMSVSNLYLYNLTISNPSSDAIYLSSVSNSKFSHLTITNPASNGINIAGSITNVTIDNSTISGGSYGIYDSGKQIDGLFINDTTISSASTNGIHLDDYNPIKNIVLDNVTVSNIGSAGSTTNHGVFIDMGSTTNSQNVTILNSNFSSNFGAGVYLYNIRGTVRLENNTAENNNNYGMYIKGYSSSNPTLTFKNNTVENNFNGGIYLQSISNAEISGNIISNNGAGRNTYGLYLSSSNNNLIYNNIFNNTNNFYITGTTNSWNTTKTPGSNIIGGNYLGGNYWAKPDGTGFSQTCSSDADGDGICDSPYVLDASNIDYLPLTYDHFPPSVVIISPQNTTYATSTVTINVSATDPSGVSTVIAQIDGTTNITLTYTNGYYVGTTPTLSDGPHYVRIYANDTLGYTNSTETVTFAIDTTPPVIYYTSPTEPDHANVSRNWVYVNVSVSDGVSAVDTCILEFNSTNYTMTFVNTSSDNKTGYCWINLTGLNEGGYSYRVYVNDTAGNLNQTPLRHITLDTTPPVIILSQPVNNSNIDSTTVTFNFTAYDNIDTLIDYTLYIDGVANTTGNATTTLTTVTVTGLTEGTHTWNVAVTDDAGNSNASQTWTFAVDITPPAITFISPTPTNNSIVNTSVTIAVNVTDAISNVSTALINVNGVNYTMSKLGSGKAVDFNYTITSEGTHTYRVYANDSLNHWNSTGTRVVTVDKTPPQITVISYPPSVYRNTKANLTVVIADAHPNKYAVYRNGTFVDSGSYQNGTAFNISINTTSLGYWNYTIKANDTAGNENSSSVIVEVRNNPPVASFTASKTSARTGEAITFNASSSYDSDGSIVSYAWDFGDGSTASGVVVKHSYSSAGTYTVELTVTDSDGATDNATVQITVTSPRRGAGGAGGGGGGATFIPPPFEAPPEIKHVEARYVPAQEEVSFKPSSKIVETADVVEVVIKPKETATVTFAISKVRSLPDEVPEPRYHTYNIFEIGIARYGTAMKIDAEGRIKFRVAKSWLEEKGYAKEQVSLMKYTGDKWIEIPSEITGEDNDYVYYESRLSSFSLFAIVAKPPVVTPETTPSPLPTVSSMGEIPKETQPATSTMITPEKRTPGFDLLAAVAAMTILAILVGRSRS, encoded by the coding sequence ATGAGACTCTGGATTTTTGTAATAATTACTCTTAGTTTGGCCCTTGTTGGAAGTTCTATAAGCGCCGAAGCGGCAACGATTTACGTGAACACAAGTGGATGGTGGTATGCCGGCGGAACCTTTAACAATTCTACCACACCTATCCAATCTGCTCTGAATAATGCTTCTGCTGGCGATCTGATTATGATTGTTGAAATTACGGACTATGCAGAGCAACTTACATTTGTGAACAACAGCATAACGCTGGATTTGAATGGGTCAACGCTAAATGGAACTGATTTGGCTGGCAGTGGGATTACGATAAATGGTATTACGATAAATGATAAGAGTGGCATAGTGGTGAAGAATGGTAGCATCATCGGATTTTCAAATGCTATCTCTCTCTCCTCTGTCTCCAACTCAAAATTCAGCCATCTAACAATAACCAACCCAGCATCAAACGGCATCAACATTGCTGGAAGCATAACAAACGTCACAATAGACAACTCCACAATCTCTGGAGGTTCTTATGGCATTTATGATAGCGGAAAGCAGATTGATGGCCTGTTCATAAACGACACAACCATAAGCTCAGCAAGCACCAATGGAATTCATTTGGATGATTACAATCCTATAAAGAACATCGTTCTTGACAACGTAACTGTTTCCAACATTGGATCTGCTGGCAGCACCACCAATCATGGAGTTTTCATAGACATGGGAAGCACTACAAACAGCCAGAACGTCACAATCCTCAACTCCAACTTCTCATCAAACTTTGGTGCTGGAGTTTACCTCTACAACATCAGAGGAACAGTCAGACTTGAGAACAACACTGCTGAAAACAACAACAACTACGGAATGTACATCAAAGGCTACAGCTCCAGCAATCCAACTCTTACATTCAAGAACAACACCGTTGAGAACAATGCGAATGGAGTTTATCTGGAAGCTTTAACAGTCTCCGGAAGTATCGTCTTCTCCCCATCAGATAACAGCGTTGGAGACAACGGTGGAACTCAAATAGATCTCAGGAGTCTATCTGGAGGAAGCATAACAGTCAGAGACCTCTCCTTTGACAACACTGTTAGGAGTTACAGCTATGGAATTTATGCGATGAGTGTTAGCAACCTCTACCTTTACAACCTCACAATATCGAATCCCTCAAGCGATGCAATCTACCTCTCCTCTGTCTCCAACTCAAAATTCAGCCATCTAACAATAACCAACCCAGCATCAAACGGCATCAACATTGCTGGAAGCATAACAAACGTCACAATAGACAACTCCACAATCTCTGGAGGTTCTTATGGCATTTATGATAGCGGAAAGCAGATTGATGGCCTGTTCATAAACGACACAACCATAAGCTCAGCAAGCACCAATGGAATTCATTTGGATGATTACAATCCTATAAAGAACATCGTTCTTGACAACGTAACTGTTTCCAACATTGGATCTGCTGGCAGCACCACCAATCATGGAGTTTTCATAGACATGGGAAGCACTACAAACAGCCAGAACGTCACAATCCTCAACTCCAACTTCTCATCAAACTTTGGTGCTGGAGTTTACCTCTACAACATCAGAGGAACAGTCAGACTTGAGAACAACACTGCTGAAAACAACAACAACTACGGAATGTACATCAAAGGCTACAGCTCCAGCAATCCAACTCTTACATTCAAGAACAACACCGTTGAGAACAATGCGAATGGAGTTTATCTGGAAGCTTTAACAGTCTCCGGAAGTATCGTCTTCTCCCCATCAGATAACAGCGTTGGAGACAACGGTGGAACTCAAATAGATCTCAGGAGTCTATCTGGAGGAAGCATAACAGTCAGAGACCTCTCCTTTGACAACACTGTTAGGAGTTACAGCTATGGAATTTATGCGATGAGTGTTAGCAACCTCTACCTTTACAACCTCACAATATCGAATCCCTCAAGCGATGCAATCTACCTCTCCTCTGTCTCCAACTCAAAATTCAGCCATCTAACAATAACCAACCCAGCATCAAACGGCATCAACATTGCTGGAAGCATAACAAACGTCACAATAGACAACTCCACAATCTCTGGAGGTTCTTATGGCATTTATGATAGCGGAAAGCAGATTGATGGCCTGTTCATAAACGACACAACCATAAGCTCAGCAAGCACCAATGGAATTCATTTGGATGATTACAATCCTATAAAGAACATCGTTCTTGACAACGTAACTGTTTCCAACATTGGATCTGCTGGCAGCACCACCAATCATGGAGTTTTCATAGACATGGGAAGCACTACAAACAGCCAGGACGTCACAATCCTCAACTCCAACTTCTCATCAAACTTTGGTGCTGGAGTTTACCTCTACAACATCAGAGGAACAGTCAGACTTGAGAACAACACTGCTGAAAACAACAACAACTACGGAATGTACATCAAAGGCTACAGCTCCAGCAATCCAACTCTTACATTCAAGAACAACACCGTTGAGAACAATGCGAATGGAGTTTATCTGGAAGCTTTAACAGTCTCCGGAAGTATCGTCTTCTCCCCATCAGATAACAGCGTTGGAGACAACGGTGGAACTCAAATAGATCTCAGGAGTCTATCTGGAGGAAGCATAACAGTCAGAGACCTCTCCTTTGACAACACTGTTAGGAGTTACAGCTATGGAATTTATGCGATGAGTGTTAGCAACCTCTACCTTTACAACCTCACAATATCGAATCCCTCAAGCGATGCAATCTACCTCTCCTCTGTCTCCAACTCAAAATTCAGCCATCTAACAATAACCAACCCAGCATCAAACGGCATCAACATTGCTGGAAGCATAACAAACGTCACAATAGACAACTCCACAATCTCTGGAGGTTCTTATGGCATTTATGATAGCGGAAAGCAGATTGATGGCCTGTTCATAAACGACACAACCATAAGCTCAGCAAGCACCAATGGAATTCATTTGGATGATTACAATCCTATAAAGAACATCGTTCTTGACAACGTAACTGTTTCCAACATTGGATCTGCTGGCAGCACCACCAATCATGGAGTTTTCATAGACATGGGAAGCACTACAAACAGCCAGAACGTCACAATCCTCAACTCCAACTTCTCATCAAACTTTGGTGCTGGAGTTTACCTCTACAACATCAGAGGAACAGTCAGACTTGAGAACAACACTGCTGAAAACAACAACAACTACGGAATGTACATCAAAGGCTACAGCTCCAGCAATCCAACTCTTACATTCAAGAACAACACCGTTGAGAACAATGCGAATGGAGTTTATCTGGAAGCTTTAACAGTCTCCGGAAGTATCGTCATCTCCCCATCAGATAACAGCGTTGGAGACAACGGTGGAACTCAAATAGATCTCAGGAGTCTATCTGGAGGAAGCATAACAGTCAGAGACCTCTCCTTTGACAACACTGTTAGGAGTTACAGCTATGGAATTTATGCGATGAGTGTTAGCAACCTCTACCTTTACAACCTCACAATATCGAATCCCTCAAGCGATGCAATCTACCTCTCCTCTGTCTCCAACTCAAAATTCAGCCATCTAACAATAACCAACCCAGCATCAAACGGCATCAACATTGCTGGAAGCATAACAAACGTCACAATAGACAACTCCACAATCTCTGGAGGTTCTTATGGCATTTATGATAGCGGAAAGCAGATTGATGGCCTGTTCATAAACGACACAACCATAAGCTCAGCAAGCACCAATGGAATTCATTTGGATGATTACAATCCTATAAAGAACATCGTTCTTGACAACGTAACTGTTTCCAACATTGGATCTGCTGGCAGCACCACCAATCATGGAGTTTTCATAGACATGGGAAGCACTACAAACAGCCAGAACGTCACAATCCTCAACTCCAACTTCTCATCAAACTTTGGTGCTGGAGTTTACCTCTACAACATCAGAGGAACAGTCAGACTTGAGAACAACACTGCTGAAAACAACAACAACTACGGAATGTACATCAAAGGCTACAGCTCCAGCAATCCAACTCTTACATTCAAGAACAACACCGTTGAGAACAATGCGAATGGAGTTTATCTGGAAGCTTTAACAGTCTCCGGAAGTATCGTCTTCTCCCCATCAGATAACAGCGTTGGAGACAACGGTGGAACTCAAATAGATCTCAGGAGTCTATCTGGAGGAAGCATAACAGTCAGAGACCTCTCCTTTGACAACACTGTTAGGAGTTACAGCTATGGAATTTATGCGATGAGTGTTAGCAACCTCTACCTTTACAACCTCACAATATCGAATCCCTCAAGCGATGCAATCTACCTCTCCTCTGTCTCCAACTCAAAATTCAGCCATCTAACAATAACCAACCCAGCATCAAACGGCATCAACATTGCTGGAAGCATAACAAACGTCACAATAGACAACTCCACAATCTCTGGAGGTTCTTATGGCATTTATGATAGCGGAAAGCAGATTGATGGCCTGTTCATAAACGACACAACCATAAGCTCAGCAAGCACCAATGGAATTCATTTGGATGATTACAATCCTATAAAGAACATCGTTCTTGACAACGTAACTGTTTCCAACATTGGATCTGCTGGCAGCACCACCAATCATGGAGTTTTCATAGACATGGGAAGCACTACAAACAGCCAGAACGTCACAATCCTCAACTCCAACTTCTCATCAAACTTTGGTGCTGGAGTTTACCTCTACAACATCAGAGGAACAGTCAGACTTGAGAACAACACTGCTGAAAACAACAACAACTACGGAATGTACATCAAAGGCTACAGCTCCAGCAATCCAACTCTTACATTCAAGAACAACACCGTTGAGAACAACTTCAATGGTGGAATTTATTTGCAGAGTATATCAAACGCCGAGATTTCCGGAAATATAATCAGTAACAACGGGGCTGGTAGAAATACATATGGACTGTACCTCTCCTCATCGAACAACAACCTCATTTACAACAACATCTTTAACAACACCAACAATTTCTATATCACCGGAACCACGAATTCTTGGAACACCACGAAAACACCCGGCAGCAACATAATTGGAGGTAATTACCTCGGCGGAAACTACTGGGCTAAGCCAGATGGAACCGGGTTCAGCCAAACATGCAGTAGCGATGCGGATGGTGATGGAATATGCGATTCACCCTATGTATTGGATGCAAGCAACATAGATTACCTGCCGTTAACGTACGATCACTTCCCGCCAAGCGTTGTTATAATCTCTCCGCAAAACACGACCTATGCAACATCAACCGTGACGATAAACGTCTCAGCAACCGATCCTTCTGGAGTTAGCACGGTCATAGCCCAGATCGATGGAACTACAAACATCACGTTAACCTACACCAACGGCTATTACGTTGGAACAACTCCAACTCTGAGCGATGGTCCTCATTATGTAAGAATCTACGCCAACGACACCCTCGGATATACCAACTCAACAGAGACGGTAACGTTCGCTATTGACACAACCCCTCCGGTAATTTATTACACCAGCCCAACAGAGCCTGACCATGCAAATGTAAGCAGAAACTGGGTTTATGTAAATGTGAGCGTTAGCGATGGTGTGAGTGCAGTAGATACCTGTATTTTAGAATTCAATTCAACAAACTACACAATGACCTTTGTAAACACAAGCTCGGACAACAAAACGGGTTACTGCTGGATTAATTTAACGGGATTGAATGAAGGTGGCTATAGCTACAGAGTTTACGTAAACGATACTGCGGGTAATTTAAATCAAACTCCATTAAGGCATATAACTCTCGATACCACACCTCCAGTAATAATCCTAAGCCAGCCAGTAAACAACTCAAACATAGACAGCACAACAGTAACCTTCAACTTTACGGCGTACGACAACATAGACACTTTAATCGATTATACACTGTACATAGACGGAGTAGCCAACACAACCGGGAATGCAACCACTACTTTAACAACAGTAACCGTTACAGGATTGACAGAAGGCACTCACACATGGAATGTAGCAGTAACAGATGACGCTGGCAATTCCAATGCAAGCCAAACCTGGACATTCGCTGTGGACATCACACCACCAGCAATAACATTCATCTCACCTACTCCTACAAACAACTCCATCGTAAACACTTCCGTCACGATCGCCGTAAACGTTACGGATGCAATCTCAAACGTTTCAACCGCCTTGATAAACGTAAACGGAGTAAATTACACAATGTCGAAGCTTGGAAGTGGCAAGGCTGTTGATTTCAACTATACAATTACATCAGAAGGCACGCACACGTACAGGGTGTATGCGAATGACTCCCTGAATCACTGGAACTCAACAGGAACGAGAGTTGTGACGGTAGACAAAACTCCTCCACAAATAACAGTAATCAGCTATCCGCCATCAGTTTACAGAAACACCAAAGCAAACCTGACTGTTGTCATTGCAGATGCGCATCCAAACAAGTATGCGGTTTACAGGAACGGTACATTCGTTGACTCGGGAAGTTATCAAAACGGCACAGCGTTCAACATCTCCATCAACACCACATCCCTCGGTTACTGGAATTATACAATAAAAGCAAACGATACAGCGGGCAACGAAAATTCAAGCAGTGTAATAGTTGAAGTCAGAAACAACCCACCAGTTGCATCATTCACGGCAAGCAAGACGTCTGCAAGGACTGGAGAAGCAATAACATTCAACGCATCCTCAAGCTATGATTCGGATGGAAGCATAGTCAGCTACGCATGGGACTTCGGCGATGGTTCTACAGCATCGGGTGTAGTTGTAAAACACAGCTACTCATCAGCGGGCACGTACACGGTTGAGCTTACGGTTACAGACAGCGACGGGGCAACGGATAACGCAACGGTTCAAATAACAGTTACTTCGCCAAGAAGAGGAGCTGGAGGAGCCGGGGGTGGAGGTGGCGGAGCAACTTTCATCCCTCCACCATTCGAAGCCCCACCGGAAATTAAACACGTGGAGGCGAGATACGTCCCTGCTCAGGAGGAAGTGTCATTCAAACCATCATCGAAGATAGTGGAAACAGCAGACGTTGTTGAAGTGGTTATAAAGCCAAAGGAAACAGCAACGGTAACCTTCGCAATCTCCAAAGTCAGATCTCTGCCAGATGAAGTTCCTGAACCGCGATACCACACTTACAACATATTCGAGATAGGCATTGCGAGGTATGGCACCGCAATGAAGATTGACGCTGAGGGCAGGATAAAGTTCAGAGTTGCAAAGTCATGGCTGGAGGAGAAAGGTTACGCAAAGGAGCAGGTTTCGCTTATGAAGTACACGGGCGACAAATGGATTGAAATCCCCTCAGAGATAACGGGAGAAGACAATGACTACGTCTACTACGAATCCAGGCTTAGCTCATTCAGCCTCTTTGCAATTGTTGCAAAGCCACCGGTAGTTACACCTGAAACCACCCCATCGCCACTGCCTACGGTTTCATCTATGGGAGAAATTCCCAAGGAAACCCAGCCAGCAACATCTACAATGATCACGCCTGAGAAACGAACACCTGGCTTTGACCTTCTTGCGGCTGTAGCAGCAATGACAATTCTGGCAATTTTGGTGGGAAGGAGTAGATCCTAA